TTGAAACGATCCTTCGGTGGAAGTGTCAACCTGTATAATGAGAAAGATATAGTAACATATATATAGATTGTTTAATAAAACATGAATAACCTTTATCAGAATGATAAATATTTGTACCTTTGAGTAGATATCTAGCAGTTCTTTCGAGGTTTTTTTCAAAAGCTTAATAGCTTCATAATCAAACAAAGTACAGGAAATGGTTCCAGTTGAATCCTGAACCCTTAGAGGTATCTTGTATCTATTATACGATAAAATGTTAACAATTGTAAAAAATGACATTTGAAAGTAATTGTAAAAATGTATAGATACCGATGAACAGAAACAATGTCAACAGCATCACAATCTGGGTTTATACACTCAAACGACTTGTCATCCAACACGTCAAAGCTGCCATCATCTCTTTCAACCAACTCAGTTTTCTCTTCAATTTGCTTCTTACAAACATTGCATGATAAATAATACCAAGGCTTATCATTTGAAATAGTTATAATAGTACCAACAATGATAACCTTTTTCTCCTATTAAGTAGATAAAGATTGTAGTTAgagataaatatataaaaaggACATATAAGATACGTTAAGcatatatatttttgatatacATACCACATCAATTGAAGCAATAAAACCGGTCAAAACAAAATCTTCAGCATTTAGAAACTCATCTTCTGTATTCGATATCACTTGTGAGCATGATTGTTTACTTGAAGATGATTTAGAAAACTCCTTCTCAAGATATCTATTAAagtataatatattaatacaaattttaaataatttataaaacGAATAATAAGTTATTAATGATATACCTGTCTTTGAATTCTTTGATCTCATGAATATCAGAATTTATGAAGACACGACTTGCTTCAAACATGTTAGTGAGGCCAACTTTACCTGATTGTAACACACATTTAATTTCAATGACAAGTATAAAATAATCCTTTGAGCATTGTAAAGACTAATATAGATAATTAAAAGACATTTTTAGAATACCATGTGGGAAAAATATAGTTAATACCTTGATATATGTTAACTGTTCCAAAATGGACAAGTATAACCACATGAGCAGGTCGATTTTTGTCATTCATGTAGTTTGACAAAGTGATTGCATAATTTTCCCACAACGTTACACTAATCTTCTGATCTCTGTAAATTTTCAAAGTCACTGAATTATTTAATAGCAAAAGAAAATATCAATACATATAGTGACTTAAAAACATATATATtgacttgttgtttataacattATTACTCGAGATCCTTCAAGGTAATGCTCATTCGTTTTGTTTTAGATCCATCCTTCCTATTTACATCTTCAATAGGATATGAGACAACCAAATAACCGATGAAATCTGTATATTAAAATAGTATGAAAAAATATAAACAACTGAtcataattaaaaaataaaaaaaaataaaaattataaagtAGTTACCTATTGGTGTATTCACTTCAATTTTTTTACTCAACACAGATTTAAAATCAGTGAATTTAAATAAGTACCGAGGACCAGACCAGTTATCAGTTTTCAGAACAGACGTGAAAGCATAAAAAGATAGCTTCTGATCTTTTCCGGTAACCTTAATCTTGGTTGTATCTTTGGCTAGAGATGGTTTATGAATCAATAAACAGTCATCAACTACCAAAAACTTAAGGAACCGTTTGAAAAGCTTATGTAAACAGCTACATTGAATGAAGGCACCCtgaaatataaattatatataacgAATCCTATAACATGAACACGTATAATTATTGATAAAAAAAGgatattaataattatataaaaactttaAAATATGTTACCTCTTCATCCATTAACAACATGTCAACACGATAGATCTGGTTATCATAACCATTCATTTTTTTATCCCACATAGATATGATCTTAGCTTTGATGGTATAATTGGTGGAATGAGCATTAAGTGACCTGAACATAGTAATATGATTGTTCTCCATTTCACTGGTAAAGAAAGATAATTTTAGTAATTGATTCTTATTCTGATCTATATAAGAATGaagaaaataattaaaaacagGGAAAATGGTTTAACCTCAGATTTCGAAAACCACAGCACGAGAAAGAAAAACAATTTGAATGTGGAGTGAAACTCTTTAACTTCTGGTCTTATTTATACAATAAAAAATGAGAAAATTATGGCATAACTGGAACATATTTTTGGAAGTTATAAATCATttgcaaaaatataaatttttggaGACAAAGTAATTTCGGTAACGGTTTTAATTTCCTAATCTGTTACTATTGGTTTGTTATTAAaactaataaattaaaaaaaaaaacaaataaacatatttACACTTACCTAAAGAATCCGTTTTTTATAAACAATGTATACATTTTTTAGGATGTTGCAAATAAAGAAATTTTAATAGTATAATTACTCATATCATAGGTAAAACAGAATTCTATCCAGAGAGAGTTTGAAAACCGTCACCTGTACACTATGACATTTGACCATTTGAGGCAAAACCAAATACGGATACATGAGGCAAAATCTGAGGATGAAATGTAAAGACCAACAATGTTAGTAATCTAAGTAAAGACAGACGAATCATTGATTTACAAATATACGTGCAAACATGAACAAACATCAGATAAACAAAATTGATAACAAATAGAAATTAAACAGAATTATCGAAATAATAACAGAGATGAAACGACATAATTACTACTTTGCAATTGTTATTAACATAAAAACAGACAGACTCGCTGGATTATAACAAATTTCATTGATAAAACCAAGTAAACCACATAgtaattataaattttaaaaaagaTTGATACTAAATAATTGCAAATTGCGTATCTGTAACTTCTTAAactatctgtcacacccccaaaatccacccgcggataacacccgcttcgggggcgtgactgaccaggatccagccaccaattatactgaataactaaattgataacgaaagtagtacttactaaccatacgattagcaagtgttaagtttagagttcaagtcttaagttcagagtaaatgtagcggaagcataattaacagttttaaacattgttcataaggtaaacatgataaatgcccaacacacgggcagacgaccactacacatcccaagtagctgctccagtcactggccacctgcaaagcatgcagtaaaggggtcaacaataatgctgagtgagttcactagttgtccagttttaattaccaaaaacttgtttcaccagttaatttatccatttatacatgccatggggagctaccccaaaagttagcgactaaactgttttctaataccgaacactaggtaaccgaatgcgtttccgcaggatgccccgatgtcaatgttctatcatcattgacggatgcctgagtacattagttcacgaccgatcccataccatggcacggtgtgaggctggtaaaacctaaatagcgctatcaactaataacccgttcgcctggcaccggcgactaatcggtattatgtagtagggacttgagtgatagagttgcgtttagtgccgttagttgcattccgtataaacagtaattaactaaaaaggtttcccaatacaagggaagataaagtaagtttgtttcccaataactagggaaggaaagtgAATAGTATCCCcctttaccaggggatagggttggttagtctcgtgtcccaaaccaccgggacgcatgcttttaagttgtgaactcaccttgggttgctcggtatgatacgttacttggttaagtatgttggtcaccacgtcctagcatggttaccaagtatgggtcaagtcgggtacaagtaaacacgtttAGCATACACGTATACAAGCAGTTAACAGGCAACAATACAAACAGTAACATGTATACATGAAGTCCAGTCAACAGGAGGCCCAACAATcgaagcccaaaacaacaagacaaacagtcaaggcccaataacataaaacagcccagtcgaaactaaggtggttgcgactcgcaaccgaggttgcgactcgcaactgcggtctcggtccgtcatgttttggttacgactcgtaaccggagattgcgacttagcaggtgtggttgcgactcgcaaccaggtttgatgcgtgctgattgcgactcgcaattgggaggtttcgactggttatgcgtggtttcgagtagcaaccaaaggttgcgactcgcaaccgtgataacgtgcatggcaatcccttctagaacctgcagacttgtactatccaatgaaattgcattttcatgtaaatgttgtaccatttccactaaaacatgtttgtttgtctgatcattagccaaaacagatcaaatatacacatttcaaaatatttcaaaggcattcaaattgttcttcatgttcatcatcattttacataacattcaagcaataaactgaaaatcattcaaacagAGACATATTACTAAAACCCAAAACCGTGCACTTAAAACCTCATAATCAAGCCCTTGATATGATCATTCAAGCAATTTGCACATATCCGAAACATACATTTATAATGGCCACAAACCATCTAAACTTCCTAACAACCGAGATACACACAAACATCTTTTCAATCATCAACATCAACAAGcacaaaccaataaggatcatatAAAAgcccaaacactaaccggttacccaTTTAACACATTTTGATCCACACAAACATGTCAAACAAACATCATCCATACACAAGAATCATAGTAACACCTAACACGTATTTGTCCtagtgaccttattaacacatgatcatctagaaagagctaaaaccactaaccggttatagattcaaggtgtgcgggtatgatggatcgatgaatgagcttccggttggcggttccgagctaaagccgagtatgttcttgatgttggttgaacccgagaagaaggagaaggatgagaagagtggtcttggttgctagaactttagggttttgtgtgagagatgagagtgtgagaagggagtgtgtaaaatgattaagggaggtggggttgggtttatatagtgtaccgagttgggctaggggtttccgggttgggtttctcggctacaaggccttaaccggcccaagtgcttcactgctcactcgagaccgtggtctcgagtcgggtctcgggtttggttcacatatatataacacttatatatatatacatacacataagtaaatcggcacataacacataataacaaatagttttcATACATTTCTACTGTTAGTCggttacgtacacgtttgttacatcgaaaggttatccggaaagatccgaggtgtcacattatccccaagttttaggaactttcgtcccgaaagttaaggcagccactgtcaagctagtgtaagtgaaagcgtttcaacggggtgtcacatcatccccccgttagtttggaatttcgtcccgaaattcgttcgtagcttcagtgctggggttttcgttagggaacaactggggatacttgtgcttcatctgatcttcccgctcccaggtatactctgggccacgtcgcgagttccaacgaactcgtacaagaggtatctggctacgtttgagggttttgatcactcgatccgtgatctcgattggttcctcagtaaagtgtagctgttcatcaatcgtcagttccttaaaagaaattacaagtgtttcatccgacaaacacttcttcaggttagatacgtggaaaacgttgtgtaccgcactcagttcttcgggcaggtttaatctataagcgaccttaccgatcttctcggtaatttcgaatggtccgatatatcgcggattaagcttgccccgtttaccaaagcgaaccacacccttccagggtgagactttaagtagaacccggtcaccgacctggaattccaatggtttcctacgcttatcagcgtagctcttctgacggtcacgagccgccgccatgcgttgtctgatctgggcaatcttttccgttgtatctaccaccatctctgggcccgtgatttgactatcaccgatttccgcccagcagagaggtgaccggcatttacgaccgtacaatgcctcaaaaggtgctgcctgaatactggtgtggtagctgttgttgtaagagaactctactaacggtagatgcttctcccaattcttgccaaagtcgatcacacacgctctaagcatgtcttctagagtttggatggtacgttcggactgtccatccgtttgcgggtgataagcagtgctcatatccaaacgtgagccaaagcatttgtgcatagcttgccacaattctgaagtaaatcgagcgtctcggtcggaaataattgaggttggcactccgtgcctcgagactacttcctttaagtaaatctctgccaaggtagaaaacttgtctgtttccttaatagccagaaagtgcgcggacttggtcaatcgatctacgattacccaaatagcatcatttccgcgttgagatctaggtaaccctgtaacaaaatccatggaaatttgctcccatttccatttcgggatttccggttgttgaagtaggcctgccggcttctggtattccgtcttgactctggcgcaagtcaaacatttgctgacgtatgttgctatgtgggccttcatgccaggccaccaatacgtagtcttcaagtcatggtacatcttgtccgaaccaggatgtactgagtagcgggacttgtgggcttcgtccatcacgagttcacgtaaatctccaaagagtggaacccaaatgcgccctgttacatagtaagcaccatcttctttctgttctagttgctgtctcgatcctcgcagagactcagccctgatgtttcccggcttcaatgcttcaacttgagcattacgaatctgggtagggaggttagactggatggtaagttgcagtgctcgcacgcgctttggtatagtgtcctttcggctgagggcgtctgccacgacattggctttgcccggatggtatttgatggcgcattcgtagtcgttcaatagttcgacccatcgacgttgtctcatgttcaattccttttgcctaaagatatgctcgagactcctgtgatcggtgtaaatggtgcacttggtaccgtacaggtaatgcctccatatcttaagagcaaagatcactgctcccagttccaagtcatgcgtcgtgtagttcttttcatgcgtcttgagttgtcgagaggcgtaggcgataactttctcgcgttgcattaacacgcaaccgagcccatgaatagacgcatcgcagtaaaccacaaagtcgtcagtgccgtcaggcaacgagagaataggagcgctacagaggttatccttaagcctctgaaaagcagattcctgcgctgcattccacttgtaggcgacgcctttctgagtgagtgttgtgagaggttgtgcaatcttggagaatccctgaataaatctgcggtagtagcccgccaatcccaagaattggcgaacttcagtgggagtcttaggcgtaggccagttctttatcgattcgatcttagctgggtcgacgtgaattccgttctcattgactacatggccgaggaaatggacttctcgaagccagaagtcacatttagagaatttggcgtacagttgctcgttgcgaaggagttcgaggataaggcgtaggtgctgttcatgctcctcttgactttttgaataaatcagaatgtcgtcgatgaacacaatcacaaatttgtcgaggtaaggct
This is a stretch of genomic DNA from Helianthus annuus cultivar XRQ/B chromosome 16, HanXRQr2.0-SUNRISE, whole genome shotgun sequence. It encodes these proteins:
- the LOC110919932 gene encoding replication protein A 70 kDa DNA-binding subunit C-like, which gives rise to MENNHITMFRSLNAHSTNYTIKAKIISMWDKKMNGYDNQIYRVDMLLMDEEGAFIQCSCLHKLFKRFLKFLVVDDCLLIHKPSLAKDTTKIKVTGKDQKLSFYAFTSVLKTDNWSGPRYLFKFTDFKSVLSKKIEVNTPIDFIGYLVVSYPIEDVNRKDGSKTKRMSITLKDLEDQKISVTLWENYAITLSNYMNDKNRPAHVVILVHFGTVNIYQGKVGLTNMFEASRVFINSDIHEIKEFKDRYLEKEFSKSSSSKQSCSQVISNTEDEFLNAEDFVLTGFIASIDVEKKVIIVGTIITISNDKPWYYLSCNVCKKQIEEKTELVERDDGSFDVLDDKSFECINPDCDAVDIVSVHRYKIPLRVQDSTGTISCTLFDYEAIKLLKKTSKELLDIYSKVDTSTEGSFQSLPSEFDVLLNKKFAFQIKISNFNITNQVENYGISMLSSDEDLLSALEKKWKFNESDLSKSNVQSLSDSVGNVKGLGKFQESQSVMGDSVTPDPIDGSDQDATKFENIKRNLEDVYDVDAVDSSSTKRRNSPGNVEINDAEMLQDQGLFISSSVLMELWPRELIELYGLHDQHASEENVNVIEEMVVIENGERTIYQVYDNDN